One window of Phycisphaeraceae bacterium genomic DNA carries:
- a CDS encoding transposase — MLALDGKALRVASHSGDRTATFGAWGLRGYKLHAICDLAGSIVSWRLTPMHCHEAVMAKRMMRDMELNGYVLADSNYDSVKLYELCACKGGQLVVPRKDCRVGRGVRRSGTHPDRRRAIDMLEQSMTGFGRGLLSLRRVIERVFARLEMTHHVGLIPPHVRGIERVRRWIQAIIILDRHTQAMKR, encoded by the coding sequence GTGCTGGCTCTTGACGGCAAGGCCCTGCGCGTCGCCTCGCACTCCGGAGACCGGACCGCGACCTTCGGCGCATGGGGACTGCGCGGCTACAAGCTCCATGCGATCTGCGATCTCGCGGGCTCGATCGTCTCCTGGCGTCTCACGCCCATGCACTGCCATGAAGCAGTGATGGCCAAGCGGATGATGCGAGACATGGAGTTGAACGGGTATGTGCTGGCCGACTCGAACTACGACAGCGTGAAGCTCTATGAACTCTGCGCGTGCAAGGGCGGACAACTGGTGGTTCCGCGGAAGGACTGCCGCGTGGGTCGCGGCGTGCGGCGGTCCGGAACGCATCCGGACCGCCGTCGAGCCATCGACATGCTGGAGCAGAGCATGACGGGCTTCGGCAGGGGCCTGCTGTCACTCCGGCGCGTGATCGAGCGTGTGTTTGCACGCCTGGAAATGACCCACCATGTGGGGCTTATCCCGCCGCACGTGCGCGGCATCGAGCGGGTCCGTCGATGGATCCAAGCCATCATCATCCTTGATCGACACACACAGGCAATGAAGCGATGA
- a CDS encoding SpoVR family protein, which produces MAGTPHTELSPELLAHMQAIKAKASEYGLDFFEVVYEVLDFETMNQIAAFGGFPVRYPHWRWGMEYEKLSKRDAYGLGRIYEMVINNDPCYAYLQESNSVTDQKLVMAHVYGHSDFFKNNLWFSKTNRKMMNEMANHATRVRRHIERQGLETVERFIDHCLALEHLIDPHSMFMAREEPHRGAGSDDAGGFEPHKLPAKGYMDPFINPEQEMQRQRDAHAAELKSGKGRIPERPTRDVLLFLLRHARLDEWQQDILSIIRDEAYYYAPQGMTKIMNEGWATYWHSKLMTQHFLEAKEIIDYAEQHSGVVHMPPGGFNPYKIGVELWKEIERRWNRGQHGAAWESLDSIGQKEAFDDKSMKGREKIFEVRRIYNDVSFIDEFLTPEFVDRYQMYQFRKDPQTGEVRIVTRDFDRIKQTLLFQMTNMGQPFLYVVDGNYMNRGELFLSHQFVGLEIDASKATQALKSLRAIWGRPVHLMIRVNEDNWLYSAVELHGEPKREKVGEDLAKPAHGLM; this is translated from the coding sequence ATGGCAGGAACGCCGCACACCGAACTGAGCCCCGAACTCCTCGCCCACATGCAGGCCATCAAGGCCAAGGCCAGCGAGTACGGGCTGGACTTCTTCGAGGTCGTTTACGAGGTTCTCGACTTCGAGACCATGAACCAGATCGCGGCCTTCGGCGGCTTCCCCGTCCGCTACCCGCACTGGCGCTGGGGGATGGAGTATGAGAAGCTCTCCAAGCGCGACGCCTACGGGCTCGGGCGCATCTACGAGATGGTCATCAACAACGACCCCTGCTACGCCTACCTCCAGGAATCCAACAGCGTCACCGATCAGAAGCTGGTGATGGCCCACGTCTACGGGCACTCCGACTTCTTCAAGAACAACCTTTGGTTCAGCAAGACCAACCGCAAGATGATGAACGAGATGGCCAACCACGCCACGCGTGTGCGCCGTCACATCGAACGCCAGGGACTCGAGACCGTCGAACGGTTCATCGATCACTGCCTTGCGCTTGAGCACCTGATCGATCCGCACTCGATGTTCATGGCCCGCGAAGAGCCGCACCGTGGGGCGGGCTCTGATGACGCGGGCGGCTTCGAGCCCCACAAGCTCCCCGCCAAGGGGTACATGGATCCCTTCATCAATCCCGAGCAGGAGATGCAGCGGCAGCGGGACGCGCACGCCGCGGAGCTGAAGTCGGGGAAGGGACGGATCCCCGAGCGGCCGACGCGTGACGTGCTGCTGTTTCTTCTGCGGCACGCGAGACTGGACGAGTGGCAGCAGGACATCCTCTCGATCATCCGCGACGAGGCGTACTACTACGCGCCGCAGGGCATGACGAAGATCATGAACGAGGGGTGGGCCACCTACTGGCACTCCAAGCTCATGACCCAGCACTTCCTCGAAGCCAAAGAGATCATCGACTACGCCGAGCAGCACTCGGGCGTGGTGCACATGCCGCCGGGCGGGTTCAACCCGTACAAGATCGGCGTGGAACTCTGGAAGGAGATCGAGCGGCGGTGGAACCGCGGCCAGCACGGCGCGGCGTGGGAGTCGCTGGATTCCATCGGCCAGAAAGAGGCGTTCGACGACAAGTCGATGAAGGGGCGGGAGAAGATCTTTGAGGTGCGCCGGATCTACAACGATGTGTCGTTCATCGATGAGTTCCTGACGCCGGAGTTTGTTGATCGCTACCAGATGTACCAGTTCAGGAAGGACCCGCAGACGGGCGAGGTGCGCATCGTGACGCGCGACTTTGACCGCATCAAGCAGACGCTGCTCTTCCAGATGACCAACATGGGGCAGCCGTTCCTGTATGTCGTCGATGGCAACTACATGAACCGGGGCGAGCTCTTCCTCTCGCACCAGTTCGTCGGGCTGGAGATTGATGCTTCGAAGGCGACGCAGGCGCTGAAGTCGCTCCGCGCCATATGGGGAAGGCCCGTGCACCTGATGATCCGCGTCAATGAGGACAACTGGCTGTACTCGGCGGTGGAGTTGCATGGGGAGCCGAAGCGGGAGAAAGTGGGCGAGGATCTGGCGAAGCCGGCGCATGGGTTGATGTGA
- a CDS encoding RtcB family protein, whose product MSTESQHSHSSARHHAADGSRCAYSMWGEIGEDFDKPAFDQLHAACGLPVAAAGALMPDAHVGYGLPIGGVLATRNAVVPYAVGVDIACRMKMTVLDLPASTLATEHGRKRLTDAIETETCFGVGGAFKKRKLHPVLDMDWNVSPVTARNKDKAWGQLGTSGSGNHFVEFGVLTVREDAPHGASAVNQSSEGGSHARFDLAPGTYLALLSHSGSRGTGAAVCDHYSKLAMSMRPDLPKDQRFLAWLDMDTEEGRAYWGAMNLMGEYAAANHACIHDAIAKNLGAEVIADVENHHNFAWKETHTINGKSEEVYVHRKGATPAGAGVMGVIPGSMAQPGFVVMGLGSDASLHSASHGAGRVMSRTKARESIAWGNVKKKLRELEITVLSAGVDEAPDVYKDIHTVMARQRDLVRVVAQFDPKLVKMAPEGEKAED is encoded by the coding sequence ATGAGCACTGAGAGCCAGCATTCTCACAGTTCGGCACGGCATCACGCAGCCGACGGCTCGCGCTGCGCGTATTCCATGTGGGGCGAGATCGGCGAGGACTTCGACAAGCCCGCATTCGATCAACTGCACGCGGCGTGCGGCTTGCCGGTTGCCGCGGCGGGCGCGCTCATGCCCGATGCGCACGTCGGATACGGCCTGCCGATCGGGGGCGTGCTGGCCACTCGCAACGCGGTGGTGCCGTATGCCGTGGGGGTTGACATCGCCTGCCGCATGAAGATGACGGTGCTCGATCTGCCCGCGTCGACGCTGGCGACGGAGCACGGTCGCAAGCGCCTGACGGACGCGATCGAGACGGAGACGTGCTTCGGCGTCGGCGGGGCGTTCAAGAAGCGGAAGCTGCACCCGGTGCTGGACATGGACTGGAACGTCTCACCGGTGACAGCGCGGAACAAGGACAAGGCGTGGGGCCAACTCGGCACCAGCGGCAGCGGCAATCACTTCGTCGAGTTCGGGGTGCTGACGGTGCGCGAGGATGCGCCGCACGGGGCGAGCGCGGTGAACCAGTCGAGCGAGGGGGGCTCGCACGCGCGATTCGATCTCGCGCCCGGGACATATCTTGCCCTCTTGTCGCACTCGGGGTCGCGCGGCACGGGCGCGGCGGTGTGCGATCACTACTCCAAGCTCGCGATGTCAATGCGCCCGGACCTGCCGAAGGACCAGAGGTTCCTGGCGTGGCTGGACATGGATACGGAGGAGGGGCGGGCGTATTGGGGTGCGATGAACCTGATGGGGGAGTATGCCGCGGCGAATCACGCGTGTATCCACGACGCGATCGCGAAGAACCTCGGGGCGGAGGTCATCGCGGACGTCGAGAACCACCACAACTTCGCGTGGAAGGAGACGCACACGATCAATGGGAAGTCGGAAGAGGTCTATGTCCACCGAAAGGGGGCGACGCCGGCGGGGGCGGGCGTGATGGGCGTGATCCCGGGTTCGATGGCGCAGCCGGGGTTCGTGGTGATGGGATTGGGGAGCGATGCGTCCTTGCACTCGGCGAGCCACGGGGCGGGACGCGTGATGTCACGCACGAAGGCGCGGGAGTCGATCGCGTGGGGGAACGTGAAGAAGAAGCTGAGGGAGCTGGAGATCACGGTGCTGTCCGCGGGCGTGGATGAGGCGCCGGATGTCTACAAGGACATCCACACGGTGATGGCGCGGCAGCGGGATCTGGTGCGGGTTGTGGCGCAGTTTGATCCGAAGCTGGTGAAGATGGCGCCGGAGGGGGAGAAGGCGGAAGACTGA
- a CDS encoding NAD(P)H-dependent oxidoreductase, giving the protein MSIRILAFSGSLRTGSYNHLMVQNAANGAKAAGAEVTIIRLADFNLPLFDEDLEAKGTPDGAKRLKELMKSHHGLLIASPEYNSSVTAALKNAIDWASRPAPGEKPLECFAYKVAGIMGASPGNLGGLRGLVHLRAILGNIQTLVIPDQIALIKAHEQFDDKGIIKDEKQRAAVESIGKRVAEVARKLNG; this is encoded by the coding sequence ATGTCCATCCGCATCCTCGCCTTCTCCGGCTCTCTCCGCACCGGCTCCTACAACCACCTGATGGTCCAGAACGCCGCCAACGGCGCGAAGGCCGCGGGCGCGGAGGTCACCATCATCCGTCTCGCCGACTTCAACCTGCCTTTGTTCGATGAAGACCTCGAAGCCAAAGGCACGCCCGACGGGGCCAAGCGCCTGAAGGAACTCATGAAGTCGCACCACGGACTTCTGATCGCCTCGCCGGAGTACAACTCCTCCGTCACCGCCGCCCTGAAGAACGCCATCGACTGGGCCTCGCGCCCCGCCCCCGGCGAGAAGCCCCTGGAGTGCTTCGCCTACAAGGTCGCGGGCATCATGGGCGCGTCCCCCGGCAATCTCGGCGGCCTGCGCGGCCTCGTCCACCTCCGCGCCATCCTCGGCAACATCCAGACCCTTGTCATCCCCGACCAGATCGCACTCATCAAGGCCCACGAGCAGTTCGACGACAAGGGCATCATCAAGGACGAGAAGCAGCGCGCCGCCGTCGAGAGCATCGGCAAGCGCGTCGCCGAGGTCGCACGCAAGCTCAATGGGTGA
- the gatB gene encoding Asp-tRNA(Asn)/Glu-tRNA(Gln) amidotransferase subunit GatB: MPAAHAPHAPHAYTPADIERVTLVLGMEVHVELSTRSKVFSHAANPAARNSSGERASPNTLIEPVVLALPGSLPILNREAVEMSMMVGQALGCTLAERTKWDRKSYFYPDLPKAYQISQYDMPLCFDGAIDIPNCDERGEPDPLKGFTRIGIIRAHLEEDAGKLLHELPSADARGATRIDHSIVDLNRAGAPLLEIVTQPDFTSSDQAVAFARLLRMTCRFLGVTEGIMQNGHMRFEPNINCIIYLKNGRTATTPITEVKNLNSFRSLKGAIEHELREQPRRWLEDGVEFGPGTKSTRGWNDARNETFLQRSKEDAHDYRYFPDPDLPVLTIDEPWRERVRASIPELPISRLWRCRERFGLDAREALALVEERSVAEFYDAAVTHASDAGVPGDRAGRLVANLLLQNGAKRVNERASERGGNRAETSPDDTESSNLTIADLGISAAAVGALAALRERGAISANALDELFGLLCEPTHAGADPETLALERNLIIVRDDAAMEKWCAQVLAENAPIVEQIKSGKLQAIGRLVGNVMKLSGGTADAAQVRAKLLDMIGVKE, from the coding sequence ATGCCCGCCGCCCACGCCCCCCACGCCCCCCACGCCTACACCCCCGCCGACATCGAGCGCGTCACGCTCGTCCTCGGCATGGAGGTCCACGTCGAGCTCTCGACCCGCTCCAAGGTCTTCAGCCATGCGGCGAATCCAGCGGCCCGGAACAGCTCCGGCGAACGAGCATCCCCCAACACCCTCATCGAACCCGTCGTCCTCGCCCTCCCCGGCTCGCTCCCCATCCTCAACCGCGAGGCCGTTGAGATGTCGATGATGGTCGGCCAGGCCCTCGGCTGCACACTCGCCGAGCGCACCAAGTGGGACCGAAAGTCCTACTTCTACCCCGACCTCCCCAAGGCCTACCAGATCAGCCAGTACGACATGCCCCTCTGCTTCGACGGCGCGATCGACATCCCCAACTGCGACGAGCGCGGCGAGCCCGACCCGCTCAAGGGCTTTACACGCATCGGCATCATCCGCGCCCACCTCGAAGAAGACGCGGGCAAGCTCCTGCACGAGCTCCCGAGCGCAGACGCGCGGGGCGCCACCCGCATCGACCACTCCATCGTCGATCTCAACCGCGCCGGCGCTCCGCTCCTCGAGATCGTCACCCAGCCCGACTTCACCAGCTCCGATCAGGCCGTCGCCTTCGCCCGCCTCCTCCGCATGACCTGCCGCTTCCTCGGCGTTACCGAGGGGATCATGCAGAACGGTCACATGCGCTTCGAGCCCAACATCAACTGCATCATCTACCTGAAGAACGGGCGCACCGCCACCACGCCCATCACCGAGGTGAAGAACCTCAACTCCTTCCGATCCCTCAAGGGCGCGATCGAGCACGAGCTGCGCGAGCAGCCACGGCGCTGGCTTGAGGACGGCGTCGAGTTCGGGCCCGGCACCAAGTCCACGCGGGGCTGGAACGACGCTCGCAACGAGACCTTCCTCCAACGCTCCAAGGAAGACGCCCACGACTACCGCTACTTCCCCGACCCCGACCTCCCCGTTCTCACCATCGACGAACCCTGGCGCGAGCGCGTCCGCGCCTCCATCCCCGAACTCCCGATCTCGCGCCTGTGGCGCTGCCGCGAGAGGTTCGGCCTCGATGCCCGCGAGGCCCTCGCCCTCGTCGAGGAACGCTCCGTCGCCGAGTTCTACGACGCAGCCGTCACGCATGCTTCCGACGCGGGTGTCCCCGGCGATCGGGCCGGACGTCTCGTCGCCAACCTCCTGCTCCAGAACGGCGCCAAGCGTGTGAACGAACGCGCCAGCGAGCGAGGCGGCAACCGTGCCGAGACCTCCCCCGACGACACGGAATCGTCCAACCTGACCATCGCGGACCTCGGCATCTCCGCCGCCGCCGTCGGCGCCCTCGCCGCGCTCCGCGAGCGTGGCGCCATCAGCGCGAACGCACTCGATGAACTCTTCGGCCTCCTCTGCGAACCCACCCACGCCGGCGCCGATCCCGAAACCCTCGCCCTCGAGCGGAATCTCATCATCGTCCGCGACGACGCCGCGATGGAGAAGTGGTGTGCTCAGGTTCTCGCCGAGAACGCCCCCATCGTCGAGCAGATCAAATCCGGTAAACTCCAGGCCATCGGCCGCCTCGTCGGCAACGTCATGAAGCTCTCGGGCGGCACGGCCGACGCCGCCCAGGTCCGCGCGAAACTTCTCGACATGATCGGCGTCAAAGAGTAA
- a CDS encoding glycosyltransferase family 9 protein, translating into MNAHTEPASSGDSRSQSSAFIFHRGALGDSVLLWPLLRSLVAAHGRVAFVTDASKARLAARFNPGVEPVDAEQPRFNAMFAPSPNPARDFRPVHASRVLCFLFGEPSESSRAWEHNATAMFPGAVIDMVYERPDAILARRMAPDHLFHAALTNNDAATRSAPSSDTTDPRSTLAASDAANQRATNTASDAAEQRAMVARPKAHPGGVAAGSGKSAAQRLPWWSGADAPDSSSSASSRTTFGDRYGPTIIHVGAGSPMKRWPLEIWREIDRQLVTTHELLFIAGEAEADVIASCKWSPQTSQCGWALINSLDELASELVHARAFVGFDTGPTHLAAQLGLPTLALFGPTDPNRWSPIGPLVLVLAPAKPTPDMSWLSPDVVARAIAQV; encoded by the coding sequence ATGAACGCGCACACAGAACCCGCCTCATCTGGCGATTCACGCTCGCAAAGCTCCGCCTTCATCTTCCATCGCGGCGCGCTCGGCGACTCCGTCCTCCTCTGGCCCCTCCTGCGCTCGCTGGTTGCAGCACACGGGCGCGTCGCGTTCGTCACCGACGCCTCCAAGGCCCGTCTCGCGGCACGCTTCAACCCCGGCGTCGAACCCGTCGATGCCGAGCAGCCGCGCTTCAACGCCATGTTCGCCCCGAGCCCGAACCCGGCTCGCGACTTCCGACCGGTGCACGCCTCCCGCGTTCTCTGCTTCCTCTTCGGCGAGCCGAGCGAATCTTCCCGCGCATGGGAACACAACGCCACGGCGATGTTCCCCGGTGCCGTGATCGACATGGTCTACGAGCGACCCGATGCGATCCTCGCGAGGCGCATGGCGCCGGATCATCTCTTTCATGCCGCGCTGACGAACAACGATGCAGCCACTCGATCGGCACCTTCCTCCGACACTACGGACCCGAGATCAACGCTTGCCGCATCCGACGCTGCGAACCAGCGAGCAACGAACACCGCTTCCGACGCTGCGGAGCAGCGAGCGATGGTTGCCAGACCCAAGGCGCACCCCGGAGGGGTCGCCGCAGGGTCTGGAAAGTCTGCCGCGCAGCGGCTTCCTTGGTGGAGCGGGGCGGACGCCCCCGACTCTTCTTCCTCTGCATCCTCGCGCACTACATTCGGCGACCGGTACGGTCCGACCATCATCCACGTCGGCGCCGGCTCACCCATGAAGCGATGGCCGCTCGAAATCTGGCGCGAGATCGACAGACAACTCGTCACCACACATGAACTGCTCTTCATCGCGGGCGAGGCAGAGGCCGATGTGATCGCGTCGTGCAAGTGGTCCCCGCAGACCTCCCAATGCGGCTGGGCTCTCATCAACTCCCTCGACGAACTCGCCTCCGAACTCGTGCATGCCCGCGCCTTCGTCGGCTTCGACACCGGACCCACACACCTCGCCGCGCAACTCGGCCTCCCCACTCTTGCCCTCTTCGGTCCCACCGACCCCAACCGCTGGTCACCCATCGGCCCCCTCGTGCTCGTCCTCGCCCCGGCGAAACCAACACCCGACATGTCCTGGCTCAGCCCCGATGTCGTCGCCCGCGCGATCGCTCAGGTGTGA
- a CDS encoding NAD(P)H-dependent glycerol-3-phosphate dehydrogenase: MPTPKRQQRPASRPTGPRVVVLGVGQMGLVCASMLVAAGAGKPDRPEVLIWGRNADEVGELAQTRRSSRLPGFLLPDGIRISIKDSDLKDADLIVSAIPVQFMREGWGRLKPHVPRDTRVGVVSVAKGIENETLLRPSQILSELLGDNPDAAPRPIGVLTGPTIAAELARCLPATMIAASDHPPFAEQIQRMFSSSWLRVYTNNDMLGAEIAGAVKNVIAIAAGVLDGLKGGYNAKSALLARGLAEIARLGAAMGASPETFFGIAGVGDLATSCFSPEGRNRSLGEALGKGQKLDDYLKKSPYVVEGVPTTRSVMDLARKYRVEMPITAAVHAVLFEGLDPLSAIGQLMSRELKGERVG, translated from the coding sequence ATGCCCACGCCGAAGCGACAGCAACGCCCCGCCAGTCGTCCGACAGGACCACGCGTGGTCGTTCTCGGCGTCGGACAGATGGGGCTCGTCTGCGCCTCCATGCTCGTCGCGGCCGGCGCGGGCAAGCCGGATCGCCCGGAAGTCCTGATCTGGGGACGCAACGCCGACGAGGTCGGCGAACTCGCCCAGACACGCCGCAGCTCCCGACTCCCCGGCTTCCTTCTCCCCGATGGGATCCGCATCTCGATCAAAGACAGCGACCTGAAGGACGCGGATCTCATCGTCTCGGCGATCCCTGTTCAATTCATGCGTGAGGGATGGGGCCGCCTCAAGCCGCACGTCCCGCGCGACACGCGTGTCGGTGTTGTCTCAGTCGCGAAGGGGATCGAGAACGAGACGCTGCTGCGCCCGAGCCAGATCCTCTCCGAACTCCTCGGCGACAACCCGGACGCGGCTCCCCGTCCGATCGGCGTCCTCACCGGCCCCACCATCGCCGCCGAACTGGCACGCTGCCTCCCCGCCACGATGATCGCCGCGAGCGACCATCCCCCGTTCGCCGAGCAGATCCAACGCATGTTCAGCTCCTCGTGGCTGCGCGTCTACACGAACAACGACATGCTCGGAGCAGAGATCGCCGGCGCGGTCAAGAACGTCATCGCCATCGCCGCGGGTGTGCTCGACGGGCTCAAGGGAGGGTACAACGCCAAGTCCGCCCTCCTCGCCCGCGGCCTCGCCGAGATCGCGCGGCTCGGAGCCGCCATGGGCGCCTCGCCCGAGACCTTCTTCGGCATCGCAGGCGTCGGCGACCTGGCCACCTCCTGCTTCAGCCCCGAGGGACGCAATCGCTCGCTCGGCGAGGCGCTCGGCAAGGGCCAGAAACTCGATGACTACCTGAAGAAAAGCCCCTACGTTGTCGAAGGCGTGCCGACGACGCGCTCGGTGATGGACCTCGCGCGGAAGTACCGCGTCGAGATGCCCATCACCGCCGCCGTCCACGCCGTCCTCTTCGAAGGACTCGACCCCTTGAGCGCGATCGGCCAGTTGATGAGCCGCGAACTCAAGGGCGAACGCGTCGGATAG
- a CDS encoding helix-turn-helix transcriptional regulator, with amino-acid sequence MGRGSGTPTTSVRNHIRALRFASGEITQQHLAERVGVSRQTLNAIEQGKYAPSLEVAFRIARVLGKRLEEVFEYAENVPTP; translated from the coding sequence ATGGGACGAGGCAGCGGCACCCCCACCACCTCCGTCCGAAACCACATCCGAGCCCTGCGGTTTGCCTCGGGCGAGATCACGCAACAACACCTCGCCGAGCGCGTCGGCGTCAGCCGGCAGACCCTGAACGCCATTGAGCAGGGCAAGTACGCCCCCTCGCTCGAGGTCGCGTTCCGCATCGCTCGCGTGCTCGGGAAGCGACTCGAAGAGGTCTTCGAGTACGCCGAGAACGTGCCCACCCCCTGA
- a CDS encoding cation-translocating P-type ATPase has translation MAHNHGDHDHSHEHSHDHGQRKGADRITAAGTKVSESGVECCAHHEIEIERYIFLYLIGGVLLVTTRVAKMLSVTDGVVAEIPAVIGAVLLSIPLLRAAWTEITQRRPSSSTLAALAILAALAVNKYEVAGWLAFILLVADQILRRTAWGARRAIEELVQLTPDTARLVMDGGVEREVSIAEVKVGQTVRVRPGENLPVDGRIITGRSTINQASLTGEAAPAEVQPGDPVYAGTTNLTGGLDITVTQVGADTTIGKVTQLIAEAERSKSPRQLLIEQVAGFFVPVALSVAAIVWFLYSQDEATKDTAALTAVTVLVVACPSALLLASPSAMVAAFAAAARLGVLIKQTHYLEAASNVDAVVFDKTGTITTGKFAVSRLAPAPGVEGADLLKAAANGEQNSNHPLALSILATAKAARVQVDGSTDYHETHGRGARARTGMGEIHVGRASWLVELNPSIKPEVEQVEQRIEGMTGVHVMLNGKYMGAVGLEDKVRPNVRGVIARLRELGVRQVCIFTGDRLSVAKRVGVAVGADAIEAECLPEEKHEQIQQLVRAGARTMMIGDGINDGPSLAAADVGVAMGLGGSDIAANSAGVALMTDELNRIPFMIELARKTRAIVAQNIAASLVIVLIGLGLAATGNLAVWGAGLYHFAGDVFVIANSFRLFRFGENILAAEAANEPQAKRREASIRGLSNARVEPA, from the coding sequence ATGGCCCACAACCACGGTGACCACGACCACTCGCACGAGCATTCACACGACCACGGTCAGCGCAAGGGCGCGGACCGCATCACGGCCGCGGGGACGAAGGTCTCCGAGAGCGGCGTGGAATGTTGTGCGCACCATGAGATCGAGATCGAGCGGTACATCTTTCTGTACCTGATCGGCGGGGTGCTGCTGGTGACGACGCGCGTCGCCAAGATGCTCTCGGTGACCGACGGCGTCGTCGCGGAGATTCCCGCCGTGATCGGTGCCGTGCTGCTGTCGATCCCGCTGCTGCGTGCGGCGTGGACGGAGATCACGCAGCGTCGCCCATCATCTTCCACGCTTGCGGCGCTCGCGATTCTTGCGGCTCTTGCCGTGAACAAATACGAGGTCGCGGGGTGGCTGGCGTTCATCCTGCTGGTCGCGGATCAGATTTTGCGCCGGACGGCGTGGGGCGCGCGGCGGGCGATTGAGGAACTGGTGCAGTTGACGCCGGACACGGCGCGGCTGGTGATGGACGGGGGCGTGGAGCGCGAGGTTTCGATCGCGGAGGTGAAGGTCGGGCAGACCGTTCGGGTGCGTCCCGGCGAAAACCTGCCGGTGGACGGTCGCATCATCACGGGTCGCTCGACGATCAACCAGGCCTCGCTGACGGGCGAGGCCGCGCCCGCCGAGGTGCAGCCGGGTGATCCGGTCTACGCCGGCACGACGAACCTGACGGGCGGTCTTGATATCACGGTCACGCAGGTCGGTGCAGACACGACGATCGGCAAGGTGACGCAGTTGATCGCCGAGGCCGAGCGATCCAAGAGCCCGAGGCAACTTTTGATCGAGCAGGTGGCGGGCTTCTTCGTGCCTGTCGCGCTGAGCGTCGCTGCGATTGTGTGGTTCCTCTACAGCCAGGACGAGGCAACGAAGGACACCGCCGCGTTGACCGCGGTGACGGTGCTCGTTGTTGCCTGTCCGTCGGCGCTGCTGCTGGCGAGCCCTTCGGCGATGGTGGCGGCGTTCGCTGCTGCGGCGCGTCTGGGCGTGCTCATCAAGCAGACGCACTATCTCGAGGCGGCGAGCAACGTGGACGCGGTCGTCTTTGACAAGACGGGCACGATCACCACCGGCAAGTTCGCGGTCTCGCGCTTGGCCCCCGCGCCGGGTGTTGAGGGTGCGGACCTCTTGAAGGCCGCGGCGAACGGTGAGCAGAACTCGAACCATCCGTTGGCGCTCTCGATTCTCGCGACGGCGAAGGCGGCGCGTGTGCAGGTGGACGGGTCGACGGATTACCACGAGACGCACGGCCGCGGAGCCCGGGCCCGGACGGGCATGGGAGAGATCCACGTCGGCCGCGCGTCGTGGCTGGTTGAATTGAATCCGTCGATCAAGCCCGAGGTGGAGCAGGTCGAGCAGCGGATCGAGGGCATGACGGGCGTGCACGTCATGCTGAATGGAAAGTACATGGGCGCGGTGGGTCTTGAGGACAAGGTCCGTCCGAATGTCCGTGGCGTGATCGCGCGTCTCCGCGAGCTGGGCGTGCGGCAGGTCTGCATCTTCACGGGCGATCGCCTGAGCGTTGCGAAGCGCGTCGGCGTTGCGGTCGGTGCGGACGCCATCGAGGCCGAGTGCCTTCCCGAAGAGAAGCACGAGCAGATCCAGCAACTGGTCAGGGCGGGCGCCCGCACCATGATGATCGGCGATGGCATCAACGACGGGCCGTCGCTCGCCGCGGCCGATGTCGGCGTTGCGATGGGGCTGGGCGGCTCGGACATCGCGGCGAACTCGGCGGGCGTCGCGCTCATGACCGACGAGCTCAACCGCATCCCCTTCATGATCGAGCTGGCGCGGAAGACCCGGGCGATCGTTGCTCAGAACATCGCGGCGTCGCTGGTCATCGTGCTGATCGGGCTCGGGCTCGCGGCGACGGGCAACCTGGCGGTGTGGGGCGCGGGCCTGTATCACTTCGCGGGCGACGTCTTCGTTATCGCCAACAGCTTCCGGCTCTTCCGGTTCGGAGAGAACATTCTCGCTGCGGAAGCCGCGAACGAGCCCCAGGCCAAGCGCCGTGAGGCCAGTATCCGCGGCCTCTCGAACGCTCGCGTCGAGCCGGCCTGA